Within the Microbacterium sp. 1S1 genome, the region GCTCAGGAAACTCTCGTGGCGAACAATCGCGACAAGCTCGACCGGATTCGAAATGACGCTGTCGCGCATGTCGACGAACTGAAGACGACGATCGCGGAGAACGCGCCATCGAGATGAGATCCGTTCCGAGGGGCGACGGCCTGGACCATCCGGCAGAGAATGACGACGCAGCTGCTTCGCCACCAGATGTCGGCGCTGCCGACGCCGACAGCGGGACAGGGACCGCCCTGCTTCCGCGCAGACCAGGTGGGAGACGGGTCAAGCCGCTCGCCATCCTCCTCCTTTCGGCTGCCGTCGCGCTGGCGGCCGGGTGGACGCTCGCAACCGTCTTCCAATCGTCAGCGCAGCGTGATGCTGCGACCGCCCCGCCTGCGTCGAGGCCGATCCTCGCCACCGTCTCCACGGGAAACCTCGTTCGGGAGAGAACCTTCTCGGGGAGCGTCGTTGCGGAGAACCAGGAATCCCTGAGCTTGGCGGTGCCGGCCGGCGCGCTGCGCTCCGTCGTGACAGGTCGCCCGGTGGCGCAGGGCACCGCCGTGGACGCGGGCGAAGTGCTGACCGAGGTCAACGGACGACCCGTGTTCGTCGTGCGATCGGGATTCGCCTTCTACCGTGATGTCGGAGTCGGCGATCGGGGCCCTGACGTCGTCGCCCTTCAGAAGACGCTCACGCGCCTGGGGCTCTCGGTCGCCGTCGACGGCGAGTTCGGCGCACAGACCGAGAGAGCCGTTCGGGACTGGTACACCAAGAATGGTTACACTCCGGCCACACGGGAGGACGACGACAGCGACAGCCCCGGCGCGTCGGACTCTGAATCCGAACGGGAAGCCACGGCGTTCGTTCCTCACTCGGAGATCCTCGGCGTCAAGACGCTTCCGTCTGCTTCCCTGAGCGCGTTGGCGGTGGGCAGCGCGGTCGGGGCGGAGGGCGAGACGGACATCGTCCTCGGTTCGGCGACGACGACAGTGACCTTCGAAGCTGCACCCGCGGACCTGACAGACATCGCTCAAGGAAGCGAGGTGTCCATCGAAACGGAGGCCGGGGCCTTTCCGGGGAGCGTCTCGAGCATCGCGCCGGTCGAGTCGACCTCCGAACGAGAAGCTGCGCGCGGTCAGCCCCAGGACGAGGAACCGCAGAACATGTCGATCGTCACGGTGGTCCCGGCGAAACCGCTCCGGGCCGCAGACGCGAAGGTGCGCGTCGTCTCTTCGCAGATCATCGTGGACCAGGAGGCGCTCCTCGTCCCCACCATTGCCGTCGTCGAGCGAGGTGATACCAATCACGTCGTCGTCGTCAGGCGGCCGGGAGGAAGATTCGAGGAGGTCGAGGTGACCGTCCTCGGTGCTCTCGATGGCAGAGCGGCGATCGTGCCGTCGTCCCCCTCGGCCATTCGGAACGGCGACCAGGTTCGGGTGGGGTCCTCGTGACGTTGATCCACCTGCGAAACGTCTCACGGATCTACACGCCAGCGCACGGGCCGGAAGTCCACGCGCTCCGCGATGTCTCGTTGGAGATCGACGAGGGCGAGTTCATCGCCATCGTCGGCCCTTCCGGTGGCGGCAAGAGCACACTGCTGAATCTCCTCGGGCTGCTCGACGACCCGTCGTCCGGCGAATACCTCCTCGCCGGACGACGCGCGGGGCGAGTCAACCGCAGCGCGGCGGCGAGGTTGAGGTCCCGGCACATCGCCTTCATCTTCCAGGCTTTTCATCTGCTGGAGCGGCGTCCCGCCATCGACAGCGTCGGACTGAATCTCCTGTACCGCGGAGTCGCCCTCCGTCAGCGACAGGAGGAGTCGGTTCGCGCCCTCGCGGCCGTGGGTTTGAAGGACGCAGCCTGGCAGAATGCGTCCACTCTTTCCGGCGGCCAGCGCCAGAGGATCGCGATCGCGCGCGCGATGGCCGGTGACGCTCGGCTCGTCCTCGCCGACGAACCGACGGGCAACCTCGATTCCGTCAACACGGAGCTGGTTCTCGACGAGCTGGAACGAGTGAACCGAAGGGGTGCCGCGGTCGTGATCGTGACCCATTCTCCCGAGGTCGCGGCTCGCGCGGGCCGGGTCATCAGGATCTCGGATGGCGCCGTGGTCTCGGATACGCGATCCTCGGTTCCGAGAGAGGCCTCCGAGAGCATGCAGCCGCGTCACATCGCCGCGACGCCCGGCGATGCGAGGACCTTCCTTCGCGTCACGGACATGGTGGCCGATGCCTGGGCGTCGATCGCGTCGCGGAAGACCCAGACGCTCGCGCAGTGTGTGGCCGTGGTGATCGCGGTCGCCCTGTCCATCATCACCCTCGGTCTGTCGGCGTCCGCCGATGCCCAGGTGTCGGAGACATTCGATGCTCATCTCAACCGCGAAGTGACCGCCCGGTGGGCCACGGGACTGCCGTCCTCGAACCCGCTCGCCGACGCACCCTCGGCGGCACGAGCGGTCGCGGGGGTCGAAGCCGCCGCGGTCGTCGTGGATCTGGCTGCCACGGCGGTTTCGACGGACTCGGTGACGGCGCAGGTCCAACCCCACATGGTGGTCGGGGACCTGGAGGAGGCAGCGAGGGTCGACATCGACGAGGCGCCGTGGCACCGTGGTGCTCTCCAGCCCGGCGAGGCTTACATCGGAGATCTGCTCGCCAGGGATCTCGAGCTCGGCGACATCGCGTTGGCGCCCACCGTGCAGGTGGCCGGTGAACGATACGTGGTCGCGGGTCTCATCACGGAGTCCGCACGACTCCCGCTCTTACGGGGCGAGCTGCTGCTCGGTGCGGATGCTCCCGGCTTGGACAGTCTCGCGCCGGAGGCGACATTGCTCGTCACGACGTTGGCCGGAGCGGCCCCTCAGGTCGCGTCGCAGCTCGCTCGTGCGATCAACCCCTTCGCTCCGGATGAGATCTCGGTCGTCGCGCCTTCGGATGACAGCCGACTGCGGGTCCAGATCGAGGCCGGCGTGCAAGCGACTCTCATCGCCTTCACCCTTCTCGCGCTCCTCGTCGCCATCGCGGCTCTGGTCAACACGACGCTCATGGCGGTCAACGCACGCCGAGCCGAGATCGGCATGCGGAAAGCGCTCGGCGCGAAGGAGCGCGACATCGGGATTCTGATCGCAGTCGAGTCCGTGTACATCGGTGTCCTCGGTGGAATCGGTGGCCTCTTCGTCGGGATGATGGCGATCATCGCGGTCACGATCAGCCAGCGGTGGGCGCCGGTGTTCGATGTCATGCTGATGCCGCTCGCCGTCCTGCTCGGCGTCGTGGTCTCGAGCGCCGGCGGCGCCCTCGCCTCGGTCCGTGCAGCCAGGCTGCGTCCCGCCGAGAACCTCCGTGCATCGTGACCTCCGCCGTGCCAGGAGCACAAGCGCGGGCGTGGCCGTGAGGTCCGCGTCGACGCTCGCGCACCCCGCGGCTCGGGCCCGGGGGTCTCTCGGGCGCATCCTTCGCGGGGGGACATCTCCGGCGCACTCCTCGACAAGTACGGTGCCGCGGGGCGGCCGAGAATGAGAAGAAGACCGGCGTCCGCGCCGTGACCCGCTCGAAGGAGAGACACCGATGTCCGATTCCGCCGTTCCCGTAGCCGTCGACTCCGGATCCACCGATTCCGCGGCGTCCGCCGCCGCTGCGCTGCTCGCCCGCATCCAGGCCCCGCACGGCGAGGGTCGCGAGATCCCCGACGCCGCGACGCGGGAGATCATCGGACGCGCGCCCGTGGCCACGGTCGAGGACCTCGACGAGGCCATCGCCCGCGCGAAGGCCGCACAGCCCGCGTGGGAGGCGCTCGGACACGAGAAGCGGAGCGATCTCCTCCTGGCCGCGGCCGACGCCATCGACGCGAACGCCGAAGGACTCGCCTACCTCCTCTCGCGTGAGCAGGGGAAGCCGCTCAACGGTCCCAACGCGCGGTTCGAGCTCGGCGCGTGCTCGGCCTGGCTGCGCACCAACGCGACCACCGTCCTGGAGCCGCAGGTGCTCGTCGATGACGAGACGCTGCACGCGGAGCTCGTCTACAAGGCGGCCGGTGTGGTCGGGGCCATCGGGCCCTGGAACTGGCCGCTCATGATCACGATCTGGCAGATCGGGCCGTCGCTGCGCATGGGCAACACGGTCGTCGCGAAGCCCAGCGAGTACACGCCGCTGAGCGTGCTGGCGCTGCTCGCCGTGATGAACGACGTGCTGCCCGCCGATGTCCTCATCGGCGTCTCCGGCGACCGCGAGGTGGGCGCCCGCCTCGCCTCTCACCCTGACA harbors:
- a CDS encoding peptidoglycan-binding domain-containing protein, which produces MPAGALRSVVTGRPVAQGTAVDAGEVLTEVNGRPVFVVRSGFAFYRDVGVGDRGPDVVALQKTLTRLGLSVAVDGEFGAQTERAVRDWYTKNGYTPATREDDDSDSPGASDSESEREATAFVPHSEILGVKTLPSASLSALAVGSAVGAEGETDIVLGSATTTVTFEAAPADLTDIAQGSEVSIETEAGAFPGSVSSIAPVESTSEREAARGQPQDEEPQNMSIVTVVPAKPLRAADAKVRVVSSQIIVDQEALLVPTIAVVERGDTNHVVVVRRPGGRFEEVEVTVLGALDGRAAIVPSSPSAIRNGDQVRVGSS
- a CDS encoding ABC transporter ATP-binding protein/permease; its protein translation is MTLIHLRNVSRIYTPAHGPEVHALRDVSLEIDEGEFIAIVGPSGGGKSTLLNLLGLLDDPSSGEYLLAGRRAGRVNRSAAARLRSRHIAFIFQAFHLLERRPAIDSVGLNLLYRGVALRQRQEESVRALAAVGLKDAAWQNASTLSGGQRQRIAIARAMAGDARLVLADEPTGNLDSVNTELVLDELERVNRRGAAVVIVTHSPEVAARAGRVIRISDGAVVSDTRSSVPREASESMQPRHIAATPGDARTFLRVTDMVADAWASIASRKTQTLAQCVAVVIAVALSIITLGLSASADAQVSETFDAHLNREVTARWATGLPSSNPLADAPSAARAVAGVEAAAVVVDLAATAVSTDSVTAQVQPHMVVGDLEEAARVDIDEAPWHRGALQPGEAYIGDLLARDLELGDIALAPTVQVAGERYVVAGLITESARLPLLRGELLLGADAPGLDSLAPEATLLVTTLAGAAPQVASQLARAINPFAPDEISVVAPSDDSRLRVQIEAGVQATLIAFTLLALLVAIAALVNTTLMAVNARRAEIGMRKALGAKERDIGILIAVESVYIGVLGGIGGLFVGMMAIIAVTISQRWAPVFDVMLMPLAVLLGVVVSSAGGALASVRAARLRPAENLRAS